The following are from one region of the Bradyrhizobium septentrionale genome:
- the lpdA gene encoding dihydrolipoyl dehydrogenase — translation MADTSFDVIIIGSGPGGYVTAIRAAQLGFKTAIVEKSYLGGICLNWGCIPTKALLRSAEIYHYMQHAKDYGLSADNVSFDPKAVVQRSRGVSKRLNDGVGFLMKKNKVTVIWGDATIDAPGRITVKKSAVEAPKGASGEGAYQAKHIIIATGARPRVLPGLEPDKKLVWTYFEAMVPERMPKSLLVVGSGAIGIEFASFFHTMGADVTVVEVLPQILPVEDAEIAGLARKRFEKMGIKILTSTKVTKLDKKADSVVATIDDGKEKPQAVEFERVISAVGVVGNIENLGLEKLGVKTDRGCIVIDGLGKTNIPGIYAIGDVAGPPMLAHKAEHEGVICIEAIKGLHPHPMDKNLIPGCTYCNPQVASVGLTEAKAKEGGREIRVGRFPFVGNGKAIALGEDQGLVKVVFDKKTGQLLGAHMIGAEVTELIQGYVVAMNLETTEEELMHTVFPHPTLSEMMKEAVLDAYGRVLNI, via the coding sequence ATGGCCGACACATCTTTCGACGTCATCATCATCGGCTCCGGCCCCGGCGGCTACGTGACCGCGATCCGCGCCGCGCAACTCGGCTTCAAGACCGCGATCGTGGAGAAATCGTATCTCGGTGGCATCTGCCTGAACTGGGGCTGCATCCCGACCAAGGCGCTGCTGCGCTCGGCCGAGATCTACCACTATATGCAGCACGCCAAGGATTACGGGCTGTCGGCGGACAACGTCTCGTTCGATCCGAAGGCGGTGGTGCAGCGCTCGCGCGGCGTCTCGAAGCGCCTCAACGACGGCGTCGGCTTCCTGATGAAGAAGAACAAGGTCACGGTGATCTGGGGCGACGCGACGATCGATGCGCCCGGCAGGATCACGGTGAAGAAGTCGGCGGTCGAGGCGCCGAAGGGCGCGAGCGGCGAGGGCGCCTATCAGGCCAAGCACATCATCATCGCGACCGGTGCGCGGCCGCGCGTGCTGCCGGGCCTCGAGCCCGACAAGAAGTTGGTCTGGACCTATTTCGAGGCGATGGTGCCGGAGCGGATGCCGAAGTCGCTCTTGGTGGTCGGCTCGGGCGCGATCGGCATCGAGTTCGCCTCGTTCTTCCACACCATGGGCGCCGACGTCACCGTGGTCGAGGTGCTGCCGCAGATTCTTCCCGTTGAGGACGCCGAGATCGCCGGCCTGGCGCGCAAGCGGTTCGAGAAGATGGGCATCAAGATCCTCACCTCGACCAAGGTGACAAAGCTCGACAAGAAGGCCGACAGCGTGGTCGCGACCATCGACGACGGCAAGGAGAAGCCGCAAGCGGTGGAGTTCGAGCGCGTGATCTCGGCGGTCGGCGTGGTCGGCAATATCGAGAATCTCGGGCTGGAGAAACTCGGCGTCAAAACCGACCGCGGCTGCATTGTGATCGACGGTCTCGGCAAGACCAACATCCCCGGCATCTACGCGATCGGTGACGTCGCGGGACCGCCGATGCTCGCGCACAAGGCCGAGCATGAGGGCGTGATCTGCATCGAGGCGATCAAGGGCCTGCATCCGCATCCGATGGACAAGAACCTGATCCCGGGCTGCACCTATTGCAACCCGCAGGTCGCCTCCGTCGGCCTGACCGAAGCCAAGGCCAAGGAAGGCGGCCGCGAGATCCGCGTCGGCCGCTTTCCGTTCGTCGGCAATGGCAAGGCGATCGCGCTCGGCGAGGACCAGGGTCTCGTCAAGGTGGTGTTCGACAAGAAGACCGGCCAGTTGCTCGGCGCGCACATGATCGGCGCCGAAGTCACCGAGCTGATCCAGGGTTATGTGGTGGCGATGAATCTGGAGACCACGGAAGAGGAATTGATGCACACCGTGTTCCCGCATCCGACGCTGTCGGAAATGATGAAGGAAGCGGTGCTCGACGCCTACGGGCGTGTGCTGAATATCTGA
- a CDS encoding pyruvate dehydrogenase complex dihydrolipoamide acetyltransferase codes for MPINILMPALSPTMEKGNLAKWLKKEGDKVKSGDVIAEIETDKATMEVEAVDEGTIARILVPEGTQDVPVNDVIAVLAGDGEDVKAVASAGGGAAPAAKPAEAPKPAAQAAPAAAPAPAAAPAPTPTAAPAAAPQAAAPAAQANGHARVFSSPLARRLAKEAGIDLGRITGTGPHGRVIARDVDEAKSGKGLKAPAAAPAAAGPSIAPSMSDKQILALFEPGSYEIVPHDGMRRTIAQRLTASVQNVPHFYLTIDCDIGKLLAAREEINASAPKDKEKKPLYKISVNDFVIKAMAVALQKIPNCNVSWTEGGMVKHKHSDVGVAVAMPGGLITPIIRKAETKTLSTISNEMKDFAARARARKLKPEEYQGGTTAVSNLGMYGINHFTAVINPPHASILAVGTSEERPVVRGGKIEIAHIMSVTLSCDHRAIDGALGAELIGAFKQLIENPVMMMV; via the coding sequence ATGCCGATCAATATTCTCATGCCCGCGCTGTCGCCGACGATGGAAAAGGGCAATCTCGCCAAGTGGCTCAAGAAAGAGGGCGACAAGGTCAAGTCCGGCGACGTGATCGCGGAGATCGAGACCGACAAGGCGACGATGGAAGTCGAGGCGGTCGACGAAGGCACGATCGCCAGGATCCTGGTGCCCGAGGGCACGCAGGACGTGCCGGTCAACGACGTCATCGCTGTGTTGGCCGGTGACGGCGAGGACGTGAAGGCGGTCGCCAGCGCCGGCGGTGGCGCTGCACCAGCGGCCAAGCCCGCCGAGGCACCGAAGCCCGCCGCGCAGGCCGCGCCTGCTGCGGCTCCCGCACCGGCGGCTGCGCCCGCACCGACCCCGACCGCAGCTCCCGCAGCGGCGCCTCAGGCCGCTGCACCGGCCGCGCAGGCCAATGGCCACGCCCGTGTGTTCTCATCGCCGCTGGCACGCCGCCTGGCGAAAGAAGCCGGCATCGATCTCGGGCGCATCACCGGCACCGGTCCGCACGGCCGCGTCATCGCGCGCGACGTCGACGAGGCCAAGTCCGGCAAGGGCCTGAAGGCGCCGGCGGCCGCGCCTGCTGCGGCAGGGCCGAGCATCGCGCCGTCGATGTCGGACAAGCAGATCCTCGCGCTGTTCGAGCCGGGCTCCTACGAAATCGTGCCGCATGACGGCATGCGCCGCACCATCGCGCAGCGTCTGACCGCCTCGGTGCAGAACGTCCCGCACTTCTACCTCACCATCGACTGCGACATCGGCAAGCTGCTCGCCGCGCGCGAGGAGATCAACGCGTCAGCACCGAAGGACAAGGAGAAGAAGCCGCTCTACAAGATCTCGGTCAACGACTTCGTCATCAAGGCGATGGCGGTCGCGCTGCAGAAGATTCCGAACTGCAACGTCAGCTGGACCGAAGGCGGCATGGTCAAGCACAAGCATTCCGACGTCGGCGTCGCGGTGGCGATGCCGGGCGGCCTGATCACGCCGATCATCCGCAAGGCCGAGACCAAGACGCTCTCGACCATCTCCAACGAGATGAAGGATTTTGCCGCGCGCGCCCGCGCCCGCAAGCTGAAGCCGGAAGAATATCAGGGCGGCACCACCGCGGTGTCCAACCTCGGCATGTACGGCATCAACCACTTCACCGCGGTGATCAACCCGCCGCACGCCTCGATCCTCGCGGTTGGCACCTCGGAGGAGCGTCCGGTGGTGCGCGGCGGCAAGATCGAGATCGCGCACATCATGAGCGTGACCCTGTCGTGCGATCACCGCGCGATCGACGGCGCGCTCGGCGCCGAGCTGATCGGCGCCTTCAAGCAGCTGATCGAGAATCCCGTGATGATGATGGTGTGA
- a CDS encoding pyruvate dehydrogenase complex E1 component subunit beta: MPIQVLMPALSPTMEKGNLAKWLKKEGETIKSGDVIAEIETDKATMEVEATDEGTLGKILIPEGTADVAVNTPIATILADGESAADLAKVPAAPAPQPKAAEAAPAAEAKAEAPQPAAKAPAAPVSEALPDPEIPAGTEMVTQTIREALRDAMAEEMRRDGDVFIMGEEVAEYQGAYKVTQGLLQEFGARRVIDTPITEHGFAGIGVGAAMAGLKPIVEFMTWNFAMQAIDQIINSAAKTLYMSGGQMGCSIVFRGPNGAAARVAAQHSQDYAAWYSQIPGLKVIAPYSAADYKGLLKAAIRDPNPVIFLENEMLYGHTGEVPKLADYVVPIGKARIARAGKDVTIVSWAMGMSYALKAADELAKEGIEAEVVDLRTIRPMDTETIINSVKKTGRAVTVEEGWQQSGVGSEVAARIMEHAFDYLDAPVARVSGKDVPMPYAANLEKLALPSVAEVVAAAKAVSYR; this comes from the coding sequence ATGCCCATTCAAGTGCTGATGCCTGCGCTGTCGCCCACCATGGAGAAGGGCAACCTCGCCAAATGGCTGAAAAAGGAAGGCGAGACCATCAAGTCCGGTGACGTCATCGCCGAGATCGAGACCGACAAGGCGACGATGGAGGTCGAGGCGACCGACGAGGGCACGCTCGGCAAAATCCTGATTCCGGAAGGCACCGCCGACGTCGCGGTGAACACGCCGATCGCCACCATCCTGGCCGACGGCGAAAGCGCCGCCGACCTCGCCAAGGTGCCCGCCGCTCCCGCGCCGCAGCCGAAGGCCGCGGAGGCCGCGCCTGCTGCCGAAGCCAAGGCGGAAGCGCCGCAGCCCGCGGCGAAGGCGCCGGCCGCGCCGGTCAGCGAGGCGCTGCCCGATCCGGAAATTCCCGCAGGCACCGAGATGGTCACGCAGACCATCCGCGAGGCGCTGCGCGATGCGATGGCCGAGGAGATGCGACGCGACGGCGACGTCTTCATCATGGGCGAGGAGGTCGCGGAGTATCAGGGCGCCTACAAGGTGACGCAGGGCCTGCTGCAGGAGTTCGGCGCCCGGCGCGTCATCGACACCCCGATCACCGAGCACGGCTTTGCCGGCATCGGCGTCGGCGCGGCGATGGCGGGCTTGAAGCCGATCGTCGAGTTCATGACCTGGAATTTCGCGATGCAGGCGATCGACCAGATCATCAACTCCGCCGCCAAGACGCTCTATATGTCCGGCGGCCAGATGGGCTGCTCGATCGTGTTCCGCGGTCCGAACGGCGCCGCCGCGCGCGTCGCCGCCCAGCACAGCCAGGACTACGCCGCCTGGTACTCGCAGATCCCGGGCCTGAAGGTGATCGCGCCATATTCGGCCGCCGACTACAAGGGCCTGCTCAAGGCCGCGATCCGCGATCCCAATCCGGTGATCTTCCTCGAGAACGAGATGCTGTACGGCCACACCGGCGAAGTGCCGAAGCTTGCCGATTACGTGGTGCCGATCGGCAAGGCGCGGATTGCGCGCGCCGGCAAAGACGTCACGATCGTCTCCTGGGCGATGGGCATGTCCTATGCGCTGAAGGCCGCCGATGAACTCGCCAAGGAAGGCATCGAGGCCGAGGTCGTCGATCTGCGCACCATCCGTCCGATGGACACCGAGACGATCATCAATTCGGTGAAGAAGACCGGTCGCGCGGTCACGGTGGAGGAGGGCTGGCAGCAGAGCGGCGTCGGCTCCGAGGTCGCGGCGCGCATCATGGAGCACGCTTTCGACTATCTCGATGCGCCGGTGGCGCGCGTCTCCGGCAAGGACGTGCCGATGCCCTATGCCGCCAACTTGGAAAAGCTCGCTCTGCCGTCCGTCGCCGAGGTGGTCGCGGCCGCCAAGGCCGTGTCCTATCGGTAA
- the pdhA gene encoding pyruvate dehydrogenase (acetyl-transferring) E1 component subunit alpha, with protein sequence MAAPKKSVAKESGQEKAGSPPEFTREQELKALRDMLLIRRFEEKAGQLYGMGAIGGFCHLYIGQEAVVVGMQMALKPGDEVITGYRDHGHMLACDMEARGVMAELTGRRGGYSRGKGGSMHMFSKEKHFYGGHGIVGAQVSLGTGLAFANRYRGNDAVSVTYFGDGAANQGQVYESFNMAELWKLPVIYVIENNRYAMGTAVSRASAQQDFSKRGASFNIPGKQVDGMDVRAVKAAADEATAWCRGGNGPMILEMQTYRYRGHSMSDPAKYRTREEVEKVRHDQDPIEQVRNRLLGAGVSEQDLKAIDAGVREIVNEAADFAQHDPEPDASELYTDIYR encoded by the coding sequence ATGGCCGCACCCAAGAAAAGCGTCGCAAAAGAATCAGGGCAGGAGAAGGCTGGCTCGCCGCCCGAATTCACCAGGGAACAGGAGCTTAAGGCGCTGCGGGACATGCTCCTGATCCGGCGCTTCGAGGAGAAGGCCGGTCAGCTTTACGGCATGGGTGCGATCGGCGGCTTCTGCCATCTCTATATTGGTCAAGAAGCCGTTGTGGTCGGCATGCAGATGGCGCTGAAGCCGGGCGACGAGGTCATCACCGGCTACCGCGACCACGGCCACATGCTGGCTTGCGATATGGAAGCCAGGGGCGTGATGGCCGAATTGACCGGACGCCGCGGCGGCTATTCTCGCGGCAAGGGCGGCTCCATGCACATGTTCAGCAAGGAGAAGCACTTCTACGGCGGTCACGGAATCGTCGGCGCCCAGGTGTCGCTCGGCACCGGCCTGGCGTTCGCCAACCGCTATCGCGGCAACGATGCCGTCAGCGTGACTTATTTCGGCGACGGCGCGGCCAACCAGGGCCAGGTCTATGAAAGCTTCAACATGGCGGAGCTGTGGAAGCTGCCGGTGATCTACGTCATCGAGAACAATCGCTATGCGATGGGCACCGCGGTGTCGCGCGCCTCGGCGCAGCAGGACTTCTCCAAGCGCGGCGCCTCCTTCAACATTCCCGGCAAGCAGGTCGACGGCATGGACGTGCGCGCGGTGAAGGCCGCCGCCGATGAGGCCACGGCCTGGTGTCGCGGCGGCAATGGTCCGATGATTCTGGAGATGCAGACCTACCGCTACCGCGGCCACTCGATGTCCGATCCGGCGAAGTACCGCACCCGCGAGGAGGTCGAGAAGGTCCGTCACGACCAGGACCCGATCGAGCAGGTGCGCAACCGTTTGCTTGGCGCCGGCGTCAGCGAGCAGGATCTTAAGGCAATCGACGCTGGGGTGCGCGAGATTGTCAACGAAGCCGCCGACTTCGCGCAGCACGATCCGGAGCCCGATGCGTCGGAGCTCTACACCGACATCTACCGCTGA
- a CDS encoding FtsB family cell division protein has protein sequence MVSRTRLKSILSGLALYTLAALMVGYFGVNAYTGKYGLNARQELDQEIIALTSELARLKKERAEGEQRVSLLRSDRVDPDMLDERARFQLDYANPRDLVRINKSN, from the coding sequence ATGGTTTCCCGCACGCGCCTCAAATCGATTCTGTCCGGCCTTGCCCTCTACACGCTGGCAGCGCTGATGGTCGGCTATTTCGGCGTCAACGCCTACACCGGCAAATACGGCCTGAACGCGCGGCAGGAGCTCGACCAGGAAATCATCGCGCTGACCTCGGAGCTGGCGCGACTGAAGAAGGAGCGGGCCGAGGGCGAGCAGCGGGTGTCGCTGTTGCGGTCTGACCGGGTCGATCCCGACATGCTGGACGAGCGTGCGCGCTTCCAGCTCGACTACGCAAATCCGCGTGATCTGGTTCGGATCAACAAGTCGAACTGA
- a CDS encoding NADPH-dependent FMN reductase yields MAYNIVTIVGSIRKQSFSLKIANALAKLAPASLNLDVTTLEGISFFNQDLEAAPPADWLAFREKLQKSSGVLFVTPEYNRSVPGVLKNAIDVASRPYGKSLFMGKPVGIISNSPGPLGGVSAAKHLQNILPGISGPILGQPETYLNGVGDAFDDNGELTKESLKTVLQQYLVAFAAFVEKQNG; encoded by the coding sequence ATGGCCTATAACATCGTCACCATCGTCGGCAGCATCCGCAAGCAGAGCTTCTCGCTCAAGATCGCCAATGCGCTGGCCAAGCTCGCGCCGGCCTCGCTGAATCTCGACGTGACGACCCTCGAGGGCATTTCATTCTTCAACCAAGATCTCGAGGCGGCGCCGCCGGCGGACTGGCTGGCCTTCCGCGAGAAGCTGCAGAAGTCGAGCGGCGTGCTGTTCGTGACCCCCGAATACAACCGCTCGGTCCCGGGTGTGCTGAAGAACGCGATCGACGTCGCCTCGCGGCCCTACGGCAAGAGCTTGTTCATGGGCAAGCCGGTCGGCATCATCTCCAACTCGCCGGGCCCGCTCGGCGGCGTCAGCGCCGCGAAGCACCTGCAGAACATCCTGCCGGGCATTTCCGGCCCGATCCTCGGTCAGCCGGAAACCTATCTCAACGGCGTCGGCGATGCCTTCGACGACAACGGCGAACTGACCAAGGAGTCGCTCAAGACGGTGTTGCAGCAGTACCTCGTCGCCTTTGCCGCCTTCGTCGAGAAGCAGAACGGCTGA
- a CDS encoding D-alanine--D-alanine ligase family protein, giving the protein MPERKTRVAILFGGRSAEHDVSRASAANVLRSLDPDRYDATAIGITGDGRWIVADAGNGAGAGGGALTIPDHGPQLALLPGGQGRVVVLQGQAAGPAELPSFDVVFPVLHGPNGEDGTVQGALELSDVAYVGSRVMGSAAGMDKDVAKRLMREAGLPIVPFVAMSSGAPISYDDAVRALGSQEVFVKPANMGSSVGVSKARTAEEFEAGCRLAFRFDTKILIERCVAPIREVECSVLEDAEGRIRASQLGEIVPSDKHGFYSYDAKYLDAEGALLQVPAKVPAAIAETIRELAIKTFGVLGCEGMARIDFFLHGEQAFVNEANTLPGFTNISMYPRLWEASGLPQSELMDVLIGHALERHKRSRKLAFERE; this is encoded by the coding sequence ATGCCAGAGCGCAAGACACGGGTCGCAATCCTGTTCGGTGGCCGTTCCGCCGAGCACGACGTCTCGCGGGCGTCGGCAGCGAACGTGCTTCGCTCGCTCGACCCGGATCGCTATGACGCAACCGCGATCGGCATCACCGGCGACGGCCGCTGGATTGTCGCCGATGCGGGAAACGGCGCCGGCGCAGGTGGCGGCGCGCTGACCATTCCGGACCATGGACCGCAACTCGCGCTGCTGCCGGGCGGACAGGGCCGCGTCGTGGTGCTTCAGGGACAGGCGGCGGGGCCTGCGGAATTGCCGTCCTTCGACGTCGTCTTCCCGGTTCTGCATGGCCCGAACGGCGAGGATGGCACGGTGCAGGGCGCGCTGGAATTGTCCGATGTCGCCTATGTCGGCTCGCGCGTGATGGGCTCGGCGGCCGGAATGGACAAGGACGTCGCCAAGCGCCTGATGCGCGAGGCGGGATTGCCGATCGTCCCCTTTGTCGCGATGTCGAGCGGGGCTCCCATCAGCTACGACGATGCGGTCCGCGCGCTGGGGTCGCAGGAGGTCTTCGTCAAACCCGCCAACATGGGATCATCGGTCGGCGTGTCGAAGGCGCGCACCGCGGAGGAGTTCGAGGCCGGCTGCAGATTGGCATTCCGTTTCGACACGAAGATCTTGATCGAGCGCTGTGTCGCGCCGATCCGGGAGGTCGAGTGCTCCGTGCTCGAGGATGCCGAGGGCCGCATCCGTGCCTCCCAGCTCGGCGAGATCGTCCCCTCCGACAAGCACGGCTTCTACTCCTACGACGCGAAGTATCTCGATGCGGAAGGCGCGCTGCTTCAAGTGCCGGCCAAAGTGCCGGCTGCCATCGCCGAAACCATCAGGGAGCTCGCGATCAAGACGTTCGGCGTGCTCGGCTGCGAAGGCATGGCGCGGATCGACTTCTTCCTCCACGGCGAGCAGGCATTCGTGAACGAGGCGAACACCCTGCCCGGTTTCACCAACATCAGCATGTATCCGCGGCTCTGGGAGGCCAGCGGCCTGCCGCAATCCGAGCTGATGGATGTCCTGATCGGCCACGCCCTGGAGCGCCACAAGCGCTCCAGGAAGCTGGCATTCGAGCGCGAGTAG
- a CDS encoding zinc-binding dehydrogenase produces MSDGKSGLQLRSLLKKNGELEISLVNVPTPEPGPDEVVVRVEATPINPSDLGLLIGPADMAAAKASGSTELPVVTARVPEAALPGLAARFDESMPVGNEGAGVVIRTGSSDAAKALMGRTVAMIGGAMYAQYRTLRVNECLPLPDGITPAEGASCFVNPLTALGMTETMRREGHKALVHTAAASNLGQMLNKICLKDGIGLVNIVRNKEQADILHKIGAKHVVDSSAPDFMDKLTNALVETGATIAFDAIGGGKLAGDILIAMEIAINKTAKAYSRYGSNVHKQVYVYGGLDTRPIELPRGFGMAWGVGGWLLFPFLMKIGPEAGNKLRQRVVAELKTTFASHYTKVVSLQETLQLDNIAVYGKRATGEKFLINPNKGA; encoded by the coding sequence ATGAGTGACGGCAAGAGCGGTCTGCAGCTGCGTTCGCTGCTCAAGAAGAATGGCGAACTGGAGATATCGCTGGTCAATGTCCCGACCCCCGAGCCCGGCCCCGATGAGGTCGTGGTCCGGGTCGAGGCGACCCCGATCAATCCGTCCGACCTCGGGCTCCTGATCGGCCCGGCCGACATGGCGGCCGCCAAGGCCTCCGGCAGCACGGAATTGCCTGTCGTGACCGCGCGCGTGCCGGAAGCGGCGCTGCCTGGCCTCGCCGCTCGGTTCGACGAGTCGATGCCGGTCGGCAATGAAGGCGCCGGCGTCGTGATCAGGACCGGCTCGTCGGACGCGGCGAAAGCGCTGATGGGCCGCACGGTCGCGATGATCGGCGGCGCGATGTATGCGCAATACCGCACGCTGCGCGTCAACGAATGCCTGCCGCTGCCCGACGGCATCACCCCGGCGGAAGGGGCGTCCTGCTTCGTCAATCCGCTGACCGCGCTCGGCATGACCGAGACGATGCGGCGCGAGGGGCACAAGGCGCTGGTGCACACGGCCGCCGCATCCAATCTCGGCCAGATGCTCAACAAGATCTGCCTCAAGGACGGCATCGGCCTCGTCAACATCGTGCGCAACAAGGAGCAGGCCGACATCCTGCACAAGATCGGCGCCAAGCATGTGGTCGATTCCAGCGCGCCCGATTTCATGGACAAGCTCACCAACGCGCTGGTCGAGACCGGCGCGACCATCGCCTTCGATGCGATCGGCGGCGGCAAGCTCGCAGGCGATATCCTGATCGCGATGGAGATCGCGATCAACAAGACCGCCAAGGCCTACAGCCGCTACGGCTCGAATGTGCACAAGCAGGTCTATGTCTATGGCGGTCTCGACACCCGCCCGATCGAGCTGCCGCGCGGCTTCGGCATGGCCTGGGGCGTCGGCGGCTGGCTGCTGTTCCCGTTCCTGATGAAGATCGGCCCGGAGGCCGGCAACAAGCTGCGCCAGCGCGTGGTGGCCGAGCTGAAGACCACTTTCGCCAGCCACTACACCAAGGTGGTCTCGCTGCAGGAGACCCTGCAGCTCGACAACATCGCCGTCTACGGCAAGCGCGCGACCGGCGAGAAATTCCTGATCAACCCGAACAAGGGCGCATAA
- the eno gene encoding phosphopyruvate hydratase, with translation MTAIIDIIGREILDSRGNPTVEVDVVLEDGSIGRAAVPSGASTGAHEAVELRDGDKARYLGKGVQKAVAAVNGEIFEALSDHSVEEQVAIDQIMIDLDGTPNKSRLGANAILGVSLACAKAAAESFDMPLYRYVGGTSARTLPVPMMNIINGGVHADNPIDFQEFMILPVGAASFAEALRCGSEIFHTLRGELKKAGHNTNVGDEGGFAPNLPSADAALEFIMNAIGKAGYKAGGDVLLGLDCASTEFFKEGSYVYGGENKTRSRSEQVKYLADLVGRYPIVTIEDGMSEDDMDGWKELTDAIGNKCQLVGDDLFVTNVTRLADGIKNGRGNSILVKVNQIGTLTETLAAIEMAYKAGYTAVMSHRSGETEDSTIADLAVATNCGQIKTGSLARSDRTAKYNQLLRIEQQLGTQAKYAGRAALKALA, from the coding sequence ATGACTGCCATTATCGACATCATCGGCCGCGAAATCCTGGATAGCCGCGGCAATCCCACGGTCGAGGTCGATGTGGTGCTGGAGGACGGGTCAATCGGTCGCGCGGCGGTGCCGTCGGGCGCGTCCACCGGCGCGCATGAGGCGGTGGAACTGCGCGACGGCGACAAGGCGCGCTATCTCGGCAAGGGCGTCCAGAAGGCGGTCGCCGCCGTCAATGGCGAGATCTTCGAGGCGCTCAGCGATCACTCGGTCGAGGAGCAAGTCGCGATCGACCAGATCATGATCGATCTCGACGGCACGCCGAACAAGAGCCGGCTGGGGGCCAACGCCATCCTCGGCGTCTCGCTCGCCTGCGCCAAGGCGGCCGCCGAATCCTTCGACATGCCGCTGTATCGTTACGTCGGCGGCACATCGGCGCGGACGCTGCCGGTGCCGATGATGAACATCATCAATGGCGGCGTGCATGCCGACAATCCGATCGACTTCCAGGAATTCATGATCTTGCCGGTCGGCGCCGCGTCGTTTGCCGAAGCGCTGCGTTGCGGTTCGGAAATCTTCCACACGCTGCGCGGCGAACTGAAGAAGGCCGGCCACAACACCAATGTCGGCGACGAGGGCGGTTTTGCGCCGAACCTGCCGTCGGCCGACGCCGCGCTCGAGTTCATCATGAACGCGATCGGCAAGGCCGGCTACAAGGCGGGCGGCGATGTCCTGCTCGGCCTCGACTGCGCCTCCACCGAATTCTTCAAGGAAGGGTCCTACGTCTATGGCGGCGAGAACAAGACCCGCTCGCGTTCGGAGCAGGTGAAATATCTCGCCGATCTGGTCGGCCGCTATCCGATCGTCACCATCGAGGACGGCATGTCGGAAGACGACATGGACGGCTGGAAGGAGCTGACCGATGCGATCGGCAACAAGTGCCAGCTGGTCGGCGACGATTTGTTCGTCACCAACGTGACGCGGCTTGCCGACGGCATCAAGAACGGCCGCGGCAATTCGATCCTGGTCAAGGTCAACCAGATCGGCACCCTGACCGAGACGCTCGCCGCGATCGAGATGGCCTACAAGGCCGGCTACACCGCCGTGATGTCGCACCGCTCCGGCGAGACCGAGGACTCCACGATCGCTGATCTGGCGGTCGCCACCAATTGCGGTCAGATCAAGACCGGCTCGCTGGCGCGCTCCGACCGTACCGCCAAGTACAACCAGCTGCTGCGCATCGAGCAGCAGCTCGGTACCCAGGCGAAATACGCGGGCAGGGCGGCCTTGAAGGCGCTGGCGTAA
- the queF gene encoding preQ(1) synthase — MAKKSSKSTTSPGLQLGRAVEWPDAPEKAQLDRVPNPQAGTDYLVRFTVPEFTSICPVTGQPDFAHLVIDYVPGRWLLESKSLKLFAASFRNHGAFHEDCTVMIGRRISDEIEPKWLRIGGYWYPRGGIPIDVFFQTGRLPKGIWVPDQGVAPYRGRG; from the coding sequence ATGGCGAAGAAATCCAGCAAATCAACGACCTCCCCCGGCCTGCAACTCGGGCGAGCGGTGGAATGGCCCGACGCGCCGGAAAAGGCGCAGCTCGACCGCGTGCCCAATCCGCAGGCTGGTACCGATTATCTGGTGCGCTTCACGGTGCCGGAATTCACCTCGATCTGCCCGGTGACGGGACAGCCGGATTTCGCGCATCTGGTGATCGATTATGTGCCGGGCCGCTGGCTGCTGGAATCCAAATCGCTGAAACTGTTCGCCGCGAGTTTCCGCAACCATGGCGCCTTCCATGAGGACTGCACTGTCATGATCGGCCGGCGGATCTCAGACGAGATCGAGCCGAAATGGCTGCGCATCGGCGGCTACTGGTATCCGCGCGGCGGCATCCCGATCGACGTGTTCTTCCAGACCGGTCGGCTGCCGAAGGGCATCTGGGTTCCCGATCAGGGCGTCGCGCCCTATCGCGGGCGCGGCTAG